The Sorangiineae bacterium MSr11367 genome window below encodes:
- a CDS encoding dienelactone hydrolase family protein, translated as MHTESIEYEADGARRVGYLAVDRAPGGRRPGVLIAHEANGVSEVVKERARKLAELGYVAFAMDYVGDGVVLEGFEKTAALLAKYREAPERIRAIGRASLDVLRAQPECDADKIAAIGYCYGGAAVLELARDGADLACIVGFHAQLSTKDPEDAHRIKGKVLACIGADDPWVPADQRLAFEQEMRAAKVDWRLHVYGGAVHGFANPNADRLNNPAVAYHRPSHERSWRAMIDLFDETFGRPI; from the coding sequence GTGCATACCGAAAGCATCGAGTACGAAGCGGATGGCGCCCGGCGGGTTGGATATTTGGCGGTCGATCGCGCGCCCGGCGGGCGGCGGCCGGGCGTCTTGATCGCACACGAGGCCAACGGCGTCAGCGAAGTCGTCAAGGAGCGCGCGCGGAAGCTCGCGGAGCTGGGCTACGTCGCGTTCGCGATGGACTACGTCGGCGACGGGGTCGTGCTCGAGGGGTTCGAGAAGACCGCCGCGCTCCTCGCGAAGTATCGTGAGGCGCCCGAGCGGATCCGTGCGATAGGGCGTGCGAGCCTCGACGTGCTGCGTGCGCAGCCCGAGTGCGATGCGGACAAGATCGCCGCGATCGGCTACTGCTATGGCGGGGCCGCGGTGCTCGAGCTCGCGCGCGACGGTGCCGATCTCGCATGTATCGTAGGGTTCCACGCGCAACTCTCGACGAAGGATCCCGAAGATGCGCACCGCATCAAGGGCAAGGTCCTCGCCTGCATCGGCGCGGACGATCCCTGGGTACCCGCCGACCAGCGCCTCGCATTCGAGCAAGAGATGCGCGCCGCGAAGGTCGACTGGCGCTTGCACGTCTACGGTGGTGCGGTCCACGGCTTCGCAAACCCGAACGCGGATCGGCTCAACAACCCCGCCGTCGCGTACCATCGCCCGAGCCACGAGCGCTCCTGGCGAGCGATGATCGATCTCTTCGACGAGACGTTTGGTCGTCCCATCTGA
- a CDS encoding tautomerase family protein, whose protein sequence is MRTNKVVVLTLTTRPRSDRAKSRFYETLCRELEESCGITPSDVIVSLVTNSDSDWSFGNGRAQFMTGEL, encoded by the coding sequence GTGCGGACGAACAAGGTGGTCGTCCTCACGCTCACCACCCGACCGCGAAGCGATCGGGCCAAGTCGAGGTTTTACGAAACGCTCTGTCGGGAACTCGAGGAGAGCTGCGGAATCACACCGAGCGATGTCATCGTCTCCCTGGTCACGAATTCGGATTCGGATTGGAGCTTCGGAAACGGTCGCGCCCAATTCATGACCGGCGAACTGTAA
- a CDS encoding 4-oxalocrotonate tautomerase family protein, whose protein sequence is MPLVRFDLIQGRTDEEVQTLLDAAHRAVVDAFEVPERDRYQIVYEHPVS, encoded by the coding sequence ATGCCGCTCGTTCGATTTGATCTCATCCAAGGACGCACCGACGAAGAAGTGCAAACCCTGCTCGATGCCGCGCATCGTGCGGTGGTCGACGCCTTCGAGGTCCCCGAGCGCGATCGCTACCAGATCGTCTACGAGCACCCCGTTTCCTGA
- a CDS encoding XapX domain-containing protein, which produces MPIKMYVLSLAAGILVGVIYSVLNVRSPAPPVVALVGLLGMLAGEQAIPLAKRLRADTSLSAAPKPPENHP; this is translated from the coding sequence ATGCCGATCAAAATGTATGTGTTGTCTCTCGCCGCGGGGATCCTCGTCGGCGTGATCTACAGCGTGCTCAACGTCCGATCGCCGGCCCCTCCCGTGGTCGCGCTCGTCGGTCTGCTTGGAATGCTTGCTGGCGAGCAAGCCATCCCTCTCGCGAAACGATTGCGCGCGGACACCTCGCTTTCCGCCGCCCCCAAGCCACCGGAAAACCATCCATGA
- a CDS encoding LysR family transcriptional regulator — protein MLDRVTAMQVFTRAATAGGLSAAARQLGLSSAMATKHVDALETQLGVKLFHRTTRRLTLTEAGRGYLAACQRILAELDEADAAAASYRLDANGTLRMNAPVSFGVRCIAPLLAEFSRQHPRVRVELGLNDRAIDMLDERWDLTIRIGRLASSRLTARKIANVDMVVCGAPAYLAVHGIPRKVEELAEHNCLGYSMSELAGPKTWVFGKDNSHHVTIRGNLFANNGDALAAAAIAGQGLVYVPMLIVCDALKAGTLVAIELDQPYCNLGDIFALYPPERRPPAKVRVMIDYLASAFAP, from the coding sequence ATGCTCGACAGGGTCACCGCCATGCAGGTTTTTACGCGCGCGGCAACGGCCGGTGGCCTGTCTGCGGCAGCGCGCCAACTTGGTCTTTCATCCGCGATGGCCACCAAGCACGTGGATGCGCTCGAAACACAATTGGGGGTAAAGCTGTTTCACCGCACGACCCGTCGGTTGACGCTCACCGAAGCGGGGCGAGGATACTTGGCGGCGTGTCAGCGAATCCTGGCGGAGCTCGATGAAGCGGATGCCGCAGCGGCTTCCTACCGGCTCGATGCCAATGGCACATTGCGCATGAATGCTCCGGTGTCGTTCGGCGTGCGGTGCATCGCGCCGCTGCTTGCAGAGTTCAGTCGACAGCACCCACGGGTGCGTGTCGAACTGGGTCTCAACGATCGCGCCATCGACATGTTGGACGAGCGGTGGGATCTCACCATCCGCATCGGGCGACTCGCCAGCAGCCGCTTGACCGCGCGCAAGATCGCCAATGTCGACATGGTCGTTTGCGGGGCCCCCGCCTACCTCGCCGTGCATGGGATTCCGCGAAAAGTGGAGGAGCTCGCCGAGCACAATTGCCTGGGGTACTCCATGTCCGAATTGGCGGGCCCCAAGACGTGGGTATTCGGAAAAGACAATTCGCATCACGTGACGATTCGCGGCAATCTCTTCGCGAACAACGGAGACGCTCTTGCCGCAGCGGCCATCGCCGGCCAGGGGCTCGTCTACGTGCCGATGCTCATCGTGTGCGACGCGTTGAAAGCCGGAACGCTCGTGGCCATCGAGCTCGACCAGCCCTATTGCAACCTCGGCGATATCTTCGCCTTGTATCCACCCGAGCGCCGGCCGCCGGCCAAGGTGCGCGTTATGATCGACTACTTGGCCTCTGCCTTCGCGCCTTGA
- a CDS encoding LysR substrate-binding domain-containing protein — MDRFAALRMFVRVVEKGSFTAVARELGVGQPAVSKTMAALEKDLGMTLLHRTSRSLAITQPGQRLFDDLRPLLGELDQAVERAVRGDRAPAGSVRIGVAPGFASLYAVPAARVLRTRYPEISLELVVSERHVDLVAENIDLAIRAGELRDASVLAQRVGETPLLVVASKSYLDRHREPRIPADLEQHERIVSVLRGVRRPWRFRGVHPNIVHPSRVSLLTNNAEEIRAAVLADLGFAQVPGWLVAHDLTAGTICAVLRAYEPPPVRISLVRPPRRMPARVRAVADVFLHELAREPLLGMGAPQGAKAEAK; from the coding sequence ATGGATCGATTTGCGGCATTGAGGATGTTCGTTCGCGTCGTGGAGAAGGGCAGCTTCACCGCGGTGGCGCGCGAGCTCGGTGTGGGGCAGCCGGCGGTCAGCAAGACCATGGCTGCACTGGAGAAGGACCTCGGGATGACGCTGCTTCACCGGACGTCACGAAGTCTGGCGATCACGCAGCCCGGCCAACGTCTCTTCGACGACCTGAGGCCGTTGCTCGGCGAGCTTGATCAAGCCGTCGAGCGGGCCGTGCGCGGCGATCGCGCGCCTGCGGGCAGCGTTCGAATCGGCGTCGCCCCCGGCTTTGCCAGTCTGTACGCGGTACCGGCAGCGCGAGTCCTGCGCACCAGGTATCCTGAAATCTCGCTCGAGCTCGTCGTCTCCGAGCGCCACGTCGACCTCGTGGCGGAGAATATCGACCTGGCCATCCGTGCCGGCGAGCTGCGGGACGCGAGCGTCCTCGCCCAACGCGTGGGCGAAACGCCGCTGCTCGTCGTGGCTTCGAAATCGTACCTCGATCGCCATCGCGAACCGCGCATCCCGGCCGATCTGGAACAGCACGAACGCATCGTGTCGGTGTTGCGTGGGGTGCGACGACCATGGCGCTTCCGCGGCGTCCATCCCAACATCGTGCATCCGAGCCGCGTGAGCCTTCTGACCAACAACGCGGAAGAGATCCGCGCAGCAGTCCTCGCCGACCTGGGGTTCGCTCAGGTGCCGGGCTGGCTGGTGGCGCACGACCTCACGGCGGGGACAATCTGCGCGGTTCTACGCGCCTACGAGCCGCCCCCCGTGCGCATCTCGCTGGTTCGGCCGCCGCGACGAATGCCCGCGCGCGTTCGCGCCGTCGCCGATGTCTTTCTCCACGAGCTGGCCCGCGAGCCGCTGCTCGGCATGGGCGCACCTCAAGGCGCGAAGGCAGAGGCCAAGTAG
- a CDS encoding alpha/beta hydrolase: MTEIHHPWTAADQAAMAAFRAKLAAHPIALTRTSFDRIVEQSAPLVDGVDYSEARVGGIPGVWCTPASRQEGVAMLYLHGGGYFLGTARAFRGFVCRLAARSGVAAFIADYRLAPEHPFPAAYDDARAAHRDLSQQLGAERVAIVGDSAGGGLALSLLQEEPSAACGVLLAPWSDLALTGNSLDTKAADDPVLTRSVLEDGVRKYLGAQDPRDRRASPLYGRTRGTPPIQVHVGTAEILLDDALRLGSSEKTEVHVWEGMPHSFPRSVALFEAARAAQEIIAAFLRANLVPTTDVRSMPITEISS, from the coding sequence ATGACCGAAATTCATCACCCGTGGACGGCCGCCGACCAGGCGGCCATGGCCGCCTTTCGTGCCAAGCTTGCCGCCCATCCCATTGCGCTCACGCGCACTTCGTTCGACCGCATCGTGGAGCAATCGGCGCCGCTCGTGGACGGGGTCGACTATTCCGAAGCCCGCGTCGGCGGCATCCCTGGCGTCTGGTGCACCCCAGCGTCACGCCAGGAGGGCGTGGCCATGCTCTACTTGCACGGCGGTGGGTACTTTTTGGGCACGGCCCGCGCCTTTCGCGGCTTCGTCTGTCGGCTCGCGGCCCGATCCGGCGTCGCAGCGTTCATCGCGGACTATCGCCTGGCGCCCGAGCACCCCTTCCCTGCGGCGTACGACGATGCGCGCGCCGCGCATCGGGACCTGAGCCAGCAGCTCGGCGCCGAACGCGTGGCGATCGTCGGCGACTCCGCCGGTGGAGGCCTCGCGCTCTCCCTGCTTCAGGAGGAGCCATCCGCAGCTTGCGGGGTGCTTCTCGCCCCTTGGAGCGATCTCGCGCTCACCGGAAATAGCCTCGACACCAAGGCCGCCGACGACCCGGTCCTCACGCGGAGCGTCCTCGAGGACGGCGTCCGCAAGTACCTCGGCGCACAGGATCCGCGGGACCGCCGCGCATCACCTCTCTACGGGCGTACGCGCGGCACGCCCCCCATTCAAGTTCACGTGGGAACGGCGGAGATCTTGCTCGACGACGCGCTTCGCCTCGGGTCATCGGAAAAGACCGAAGTCCACGTCTGGGAGGGCATGCCCCACAGTTTCCCGAGAAGCGTCGCCCTCTTCGAGGCGGCACGGGCGGCGCAAGAGATCATCGCGGCATTTCTTCGCGCCAACCTCGTACCCACCACCGACGTACGGTCGATGCCGATTACGGAAATATCGTCCTGA
- a CDS encoding alpha/beta hydrolase, which translates to MPLHAQTAIMLQRLAAGPEVDFTDLDVATFRAAFAVPAPSARTEIGPIVEHIIAGAAGPMRLRTYAPLGEGPFPITLYLPGGGFVIGDSDTTDGICRRLARHGGTLVVSVDGRLAPEAPFPCALEDAHAALCWVHAHAASLNGVSSAIAVAGDSSGGNLAAVLAQMSRTRGPEICHQLLLYPALDCRFDTASYRAFAKGYFLTEAMMRWYWRQYLPDGASPDDIRISPARNEALEGLPSATIVTAEYDVLRDEAEAYARALGEARVAVTLRRWEGQIHGFLLMEGDIDDAALALQHAGESLRQAFELLPLGGCPSVQNGLDRRSIGEAR; encoded by the coding sequence ATGCCACTTCATGCCCAGACTGCCATCATGCTCCAGCGCCTCGCGGCCGGCCCGGAGGTCGACTTCACGGACCTCGACGTCGCCACCTTTCGCGCGGCCTTCGCGGTGCCAGCCCCCTCTGCGCGCACGGAGATCGGGCCCATCGTGGAACACATCATCGCCGGCGCGGCGGGCCCGATGCGGCTGCGCACCTATGCACCGCTTGGCGAGGGGCCCTTCCCCATCACGCTGTATTTGCCCGGCGGGGGCTTCGTCATCGGGGACTCCGACACCACCGACGGCATATGCCGAAGATTGGCCCGTCACGGCGGCACCTTGGTGGTGTCGGTCGACGGCCGCCTCGCGCCGGAGGCTCCGTTTCCCTGCGCCCTCGAAGACGCCCACGCCGCCTTGTGCTGGGTACACGCCCACGCCGCGTCGCTGAACGGAGTGTCCTCGGCCATCGCGGTGGCCGGAGACAGCTCCGGCGGCAACCTGGCAGCTGTCCTCGCCCAGATGTCGCGCACGCGCGGGCCCGAGATATGCCATCAGCTATTGCTTTATCCGGCCCTCGATTGCCGATTCGACACGGCGTCGTACCGGGCATTTGCAAAAGGCTATTTCCTGACCGAGGCCATGATGCGCTGGTACTGGCGGCAATACCTACCCGACGGCGCCTCGCCAGACGATATCCGCATATCCCCCGCGCGGAACGAGGCGCTAGAAGGTTTGCCCAGCGCGACCATCGTGACCGCGGAATACGATGTGCTGCGCGACGAAGCCGAGGCCTATGCACGTGCCCTGGGCGAGGCGAGGGTTGCGGTCACGCTTCGCCGGTGGGAAGGACAGATTCATGGCTTTCTCCTGATGGAAGGCGACATCGACGACGCGGCGTTGGCGCTGCAGCACGCGGGCGAGTCCCTGCGCCAGGCCTTCGAACTACTCCCTCTCGGGGGCTGCCCCAGCGTCCAAAACGGCCTCGACCGAAGGAGCATCGGCGAGGCGCGCTAA
- a CDS encoding DUF4259 domain-containing protein: MGSWGEKAFENDSALDWLTEFEDRGVVALHSILSTVVQTSEDEYLDVDDGAAAIAAAEIVSAALGHGRDRVPKRLHEWLDANSDAIVVEDLVTARRAVERVLAVNSELRGLWHDGGSNTAWHAEMRVLLTRLGGNPAAAAPRTEATERTTEHFEQAAKTLLFAFLRKRGFEPNKQQMKRIHATRDVEEIHSWLARLADAPSVEAVLDAGAAPERE, translated from the coding sequence ATGGGATCATGGGGCGAAAAGGCATTCGAGAATGACTCGGCATTGGACTGGTTGACGGAGTTCGAAGATCGCGGAGTGGTCGCGTTGCACTCCATCCTTTCCACCGTCGTGCAGACCAGTGAAGACGAGTACCTCGACGTCGACGACGGGGCCGCTGCGATTGCCGCAGCCGAGATCGTATCCGCCGCGCTGGGACACGGCCGCGACCGCGTGCCAAAGCGGCTACATGAATGGCTCGACGCGAACTCGGATGCGATCGTCGTCGAAGACTTGGTAACGGCGAGGCGTGCGGTCGAGCGCGTGCTTGCCGTGAATTCCGAGCTTCGCGGGCTGTGGCACGACGGTGGTTCCAACACGGCGTGGCACGCAGAGATGCGCGTGCTCCTGACGCGGCTTGGGGGAAACCCGGCTGCGGCCGCGCCGCGGACCGAGGCAACGGAGCGCACGACGGAACACTTCGAGCAGGCCGCAAAGACCCTGTTGTTCGCGTTCCTCCGCAAGCGCGGCTTCGAGCCCAACAAGCAGCAGATGAAGCGGATCCATGCGACGCGGGACGTCGAGGAGATCCATTCGTGGTTAGCGCGCCTCGCCGATGCTCCTTCGGTCGAGGCCGTTTTGGACGCTGGGGCAGCCCCCGAGAGGGAGTAG
- a CDS encoding cytochrome P450, which produces MSHPCPHAAAVEIQPAARPHSIREAPGAWPVLGHIVPILRRPLEFLSSLAGCGDVVKLRFGRLAVYVVTNPEATRDVLVPGDLDYKRGLCFEKLEPGLGKGIATASGDEHKRLRHLLQPVFTRERLVEYASIMRDTAEETAASWRDGQAMEADEVMNDLALTALTRSLFKFTVTPDTAQAIKHGMRLLTHGLLARIVLPAAWERVPTLGNIRFKRAMARMNDAIAKVIAEYRDAGHDRGDVLSALLSVRDDDGKGLSDQEVHAQVMTLALTGIEAPGATLGWVLYEIGQNPEVAARVYAEIDAVLDGKAPEYDDLPKLEYLGRVITEVLRLRTPMLFSRRTLTTARAGESVIPADSELIYSPYLLHHDARWFPDPSRFDPDRWLPENAKRIPKGAYIPFAAGAFQCIGKVFAITELTMVTAVLCARWQLRLAPGTKVREVATALIRPNRLPMTVHRQAW; this is translated from the coding sequence ATGTCACACCCGTGTCCACACGCCGCAGCAGTGGAGATTCAGCCGGCCGCGAGACCGCACAGCATTCGCGAGGCGCCCGGGGCATGGCCGGTTCTCGGCCATATCGTTCCGATTCTGCGTCGGCCGCTGGAGTTCCTCTCCTCCCTGGCGGGCTGCGGGGACGTCGTCAAGCTTCGGTTCGGGCGGCTTGCCGTCTATGTCGTCACCAACCCGGAGGCCACGCGCGATGTGCTGGTTCCTGGCGACTTGGATTACAAGCGAGGACTCTGCTTCGAGAAGCTCGAACCCGGCCTGGGCAAAGGGATCGCGACGGCATCGGGTGACGAGCACAAACGTCTAAGGCATCTCCTGCAGCCGGTCTTCACGCGGGAGCGGCTCGTCGAGTACGCGTCGATCATGCGCGACACGGCCGAAGAGACGGCCGCGTCCTGGCGCGATGGCCAGGCCATGGAGGCCGACGAGGTCATGAACGACCTGGCGCTCACCGCGCTCACGCGGAGCCTGTTCAAGTTCACGGTTACCCCGGACACCGCGCAGGCGATCAAGCATGGAATGCGCCTGCTCACCCACGGGCTGCTCGCACGCATCGTCCTGCCGGCGGCGTGGGAACGTGTGCCCACACTGGGCAATATTCGATTCAAGCGCGCAATGGCCAGGATGAACGACGCCATTGCGAAGGTCATTGCCGAATACCGCGACGCGGGTCACGACCGCGGCGATGTTCTTTCCGCGCTGCTCTCGGTTCGTGACGACGACGGCAAAGGCCTCTCCGACCAGGAAGTCCACGCCCAGGTGATGACCTTGGCGCTGACCGGCATCGAGGCCCCCGGCGCGACGCTGGGCTGGGTGCTCTACGAAATCGGCCAGAACCCCGAGGTGGCCGCGCGCGTCTACGCCGAGATCGACGCGGTCCTCGATGGCAAGGCCCCCGAGTACGACGACTTACCCAAGCTGGAGTACCTCGGTCGCGTCATCACCGAGGTGCTCCGGCTGCGCACGCCCATGCTCTTTTCCCGGCGCACCTTGACCACGGCTCGCGCGGGCGAATCGGTCATCCCGGCGGATTCGGAACTCATCTACAGCCCGTACCTGCTGCACCATGACGCGCGTTGGTTTCCGGATCCCTCGCGCTTCGATCCCGACCGATGGCTGCCGGAAAATGCCAAACGGATCCCCAAAGGGGCTTACATCCCATTCGCCGCGGGCGCATTCCAATGCATCGGCAAGGTGTTCGCCATCACGGAACTGACCATGGTCACCGCCGTGCTCTGCGCGCGATGGCAGTTGCGGCTGGCCCCGGGGACCAAAGTTCGCGAGGTCGCCACCGCCCTCATTCGACCCAACCGCCTGCCCATGACCGTCCATCGGCAGGCGTGGTGA
- a CDS encoding SDR family oxidoreductase, protein MTRLLDGKVVVITGAGSGIGRSAAVVLARHGADLLLADINGNTCKETAEIVVRQGGNATAVVADVSNEDDVEAMVEAAIRVYGRLDGAFNNAGIDGAFEGVAESTRANWDKVIAVNLTGVWLCMRAEIRRMLPSGGTIVNNSSIAGMVGLGLGLSAYVAAKHGVLGLTREAALEYAARGIRVNAVCPGTVRTGMYEQVIATGVVTEQQIAAMQPINRSAHPDEISEAVAWLLSDRASFVTGQAMAVDGGLVAR, encoded by the coding sequence ATGACCCGATTGCTCGATGGCAAGGTGGTGGTGATCACGGGCGCCGGCTCCGGCATCGGCCGCAGTGCCGCAGTGGTGCTGGCGCGCCATGGCGCGGATCTTCTGCTCGCCGATATCAACGGGAATACGTGCAAAGAGACGGCGGAGATCGTCGTCCGCCAAGGCGGGAACGCGACCGCCGTCGTCGCCGACGTATCCAACGAGGACGACGTCGAGGCCATGGTGGAGGCCGCGATCCGAGTTTACGGGCGGCTCGACGGGGCCTTCAACAACGCGGGCATCGACGGCGCCTTCGAGGGCGTCGCCGAGTCCACGCGCGCGAACTGGGACAAGGTCATCGCGGTCAATCTCACAGGCGTCTGGCTCTGCATGCGCGCGGAGATCCGCCGGATGCTTCCATCGGGCGGGACCATCGTGAACAACTCGTCGATCGCAGGTATGGTGGGATTGGGCCTCGGGCTGTCCGCCTATGTCGCGGCCAAGCACGGAGTCCTCGGCCTCACCCGGGAAGCGGCGCTCGAATACGCGGCGCGAGGGATCCGCGTCAATGCCGTCTGCCCTGGCACCGTGCGCACCGGGATGTACGAACAAGTGATCGCGACCGGTGTCGTGACCGAACAACAGATTGCGGCCATGCAACCGATCAACCGCTCCGCACACCCCGATGAGATCTCCGAAGCCGTTGCCTGGCTGCTGTCCGACCGCGCGTCGTTCGTCACCGGTCAGGCAATGGCCGTCGACGGCGGTCTGGTCGCACGCTAA
- a CDS encoding alpha/beta hydrolase, which yields MMRTMLLVPRHAWFLGIALNFAACAHAPEPAAPPSTNAAATAGAPAGGAESAAIRDGVLTAADGVNIHYREGGRGEIALFFLHGWLGDAHWWDEQLTQFAPRYRVVAMDIAGHGESGKERKASTYQTAAADAHAIADKLGLKRIVWIGHSMSGEIIIEAANRLPDRTACLIPIDTLKEIGGPASREETDAFFAPLQKDFVPNAQGILKKAFVASSPESVVRRVLDGVATMKPEVVIPILRSGFSYDARTEIRKVKAPIVAVNSDIQPTKLEENRKYAPQFEVIVMKNVGHWPMLERAGEFDSLLQQAIDRGTAKR from the coding sequence ATGATGCGCACCATGCTCCTCGTGCCGCGACATGCGTGGTTTCTCGGTATCGCTCTGAACTTCGCCGCGTGCGCGCATGCGCCCGAGCCTGCAGCCCCACCGTCGACCAACGCCGCGGCCACGGCGGGCGCACCGGCGGGAGGGGCCGAGAGCGCGGCCATCCGTGACGGGGTTTTGACCGCCGCCGATGGCGTCAACATTCACTACCGAGAGGGCGGCCGCGGAGAGATTGCGCTGTTCTTCCTTCACGGCTGGCTTGGGGACGCGCATTGGTGGGACGAGCAGCTCACCCAATTCGCGCCGCGCTACCGGGTGGTGGCCATGGACATTGCGGGCCACGGCGAATCGGGCAAAGAGCGAAAGGCATCGACATACCAGACCGCCGCCGCCGACGCGCACGCGATTGCGGACAAGCTGGGGCTGAAGCGCATCGTGTGGATCGGGCACTCGATGTCGGGGGAAATCATCATCGAGGCGGCCAATCGATTGCCGGACCGCACGGCTTGCCTCATCCCAATCGATACCTTGAAAGAAATCGGCGGGCCAGCATCGCGTGAAGAGACGGACGCCTTCTTCGCGCCGCTGCAAAAGGACTTCGTCCCCAACGCCCAGGGCATTCTCAAAAAGGCTTTCGTGGCAAGCTCCCCAGAATCCGTGGTTCGCCGCGTGCTCGACGGGGTCGCGACGATGAAGCCGGAGGTGGTCATCCCGATCCTACGCAGCGGATTCTCGTACGATGCTCGCACGGAAATTCGCAAGGTGAAGGCCCCGATCGTCGCGGTCAACTCGGACATCCAGCCGACCAAGTTGGAAGAGAACCGCAAATACGCCCCGCAGTTCGAGGTCATCGTCATGAAGAATGTCGGCCACTGGCCGATGCTCGAGCGCGCGGGCGAGTTCGATTCACTGCTCCAACAAGCGATCGATCGCGGTACGGCGAAGCGATAG
- a CDS encoding E3 ubiquitin ligase family protein gives MLLIIGAVVLVLGIGAIGIGVYEKMKAARVAGAPFVRTGDAAQRGAQVAGPNGAISVQGNVICQQPLSSPITRTACLYFSVSAEARWKDGDQDRSQTLAGIEQSTRFVLDDGSGPVWVDATRGGDFDTTRYSEIKEPGFFGSELVFGDYRLSTSSFPSGARFEVKEEVLPLVPQLYACGATAPQSIASPEWRSLILATKSRDELLGSATQTAKACLVGGIAAVAVGAAVALAGAFQAGLLMRIAHTPL, from the coding sequence ATGTTGCTCATCATCGGTGCCGTGGTGCTCGTCCTTGGAATCGGGGCGATCGGAATTGGGGTATATGAAAAGATGAAGGCCGCGCGGGTCGCCGGCGCCCCCTTCGTACGCACGGGCGACGCCGCACAGCGCGGGGCGCAGGTCGCGGGGCCGAACGGCGCCATCAGCGTGCAAGGAAACGTCATTTGTCAGCAGCCGCTGTCTTCGCCGATCACGCGCACCGCATGCCTCTATTTCAGCGTCAGTGCGGAAGCGCGGTGGAAGGACGGCGACCAGGATCGGAGCCAGACGCTGGCGGGAATCGAGCAGTCCACGCGCTTCGTCCTCGATGATGGCAGCGGCCCAGTGTGGGTCGACGCGACCCGAGGCGGCGATTTCGATACGACCCGCTACAGCGAAATCAAGGAGCCGGGGTTCTTTGGTTCGGAGCTCGTATTTGGCGACTACCGTCTTTCGACGAGTTCCTTTCCTAGCGGAGCCCGATTCGAGGTCAAGGAGGAGGTGCTGCCGCTCGTTCCGCAGCTCTACGCGTGCGGGGCGACGGCCCCTCAATCGATCGCATCGCCCGAATGGCGCAGCCTAATCCTTGCGACGAAATCCCGCGACGAGCTACTCGGGTCGGCGACGCAGACGGCGAAGGCCTGCCTCGTGGGGGGAATTGCGGCGGTCGCGGTGGGCGCGGCGGTGGCCCTGGCAGGCGCATTTCAGGCCGGCCTGCTGATGCGGATCGCGCATACCCCATTATGA